ATGGTGACCACAAATAACTCAATCGACAAGAAGAAAAGAAGAATAGAGCATAGACGGTAAAACCGATTGTTGAACTTGTAATGACATAATGTAGAATATTCAATTCGTCGATAAATCCCGAAGATTTCCTCAGATCTTTCTCTTTATTGGCCTTGATGGAATCCAAAGATCCAATAGTCTTGAATTTTTGGGCATTTAAAATGTTTATCTGTTCATTGATCTGCTCCAATTCACGTTTTTTCGGGTTTTCATTAACCATCTTGTTGGTCGAATTGGTACTATTTATTCTTTTGCCTTCGTTATCCCTAGTCACTGATGTATTCGTATATGAAGTCACGATTACCGGGTTTTTCTGCAAATCATCTGAAAGCTTCTGAGACCGCTGTTCTAATTGAAAAATACTGCTGTCAATGGTGTTAACCTGTTGATCAATATCCTTTTCAGAATTTTGAATGGCAATCTTTACTCTTTCTTCCATGATCTGCGTTTTCCGAAGTTCAATATCATCTTTGAAGAGAATCTGATCTAGAATAAACGAACCCAATATAGCCATTACTATTGCCAGGGTAATCCGAAATCCAATGGACCATTTATTGACTTTGGTTGAAAGAATAATTATCCTTTCGATCTGTATGACGACGAATGCTGCTATCAAAGAAGCTAACAGCCCTCCGAATACACCAACATGCAGATAATTTGTTGCAAATGAATATGCGATAAACATCCAAACCAAAACAATCAAAAGAATGGCTGAAGTGAATTTCTTCACAGCCTTAGAGCTTAATTCGCTGGAATGCTGAACAAGGTAATAGTTGTAACCTGTAAGGAAGCAACCGAACCTGAGCCATAGATTTTTCTTCATGTTAAAACTCTTTTGAAAGTAAGGTCCTTTGTGTAATGGATGCCAAACCTTTGGTGAAACCTCTATTATAAGCCAAAATAGCACGCTCAAACAATCCTGAATCCGTTTTTAGAGATTCTTCAATTTGTTCAACTTTCTTGATATGGTTCTCTAGATCTTCCTTCTTGGAAAGAAGCTCCTCAACTAAATCTATTAATCCAGATCTTTTTCTCGAGCTAACATGGAATTCAAGTTCTTTCAGAAATGACTCGTGATAGGTCTTTACTTTTGAAATAATGATTTCAAGATCAAATTTTATCAATCGGAGGTTATCTTCTTTGTATTTGTCATCGGGGCTGGTGAGAGCATCATTGAAACCCTTGGATTCAAAATCTGATTGAAGGTAAGAATAGATAGCGTTGATTCCTGTGAACGAATTTACTGGAGCTGTCCAATCTTGGACGGTGTCCTTTTCAACGAAAACATCTTCAGGAATTGGTGGTAAATGTCCATTGATAAGAGCATCTTCAGTAGAACTGCCGTTTTGCTTTTTCTTAAAGAAATTAAATAGACTCATTAGATTAAATGTATTTGGTTGGTATTTTATATTTACGGTGACCTCGTTTATGGCAAACTTCACACAGTGTTATCAACAATTCATTTGGATAGTCCCAAGGTTCTTTAAATCGGTTCAACCTATTAATAAAGTGATATTGACGGTGATGAACCTGCAAG
The Sphingobacterium daejeonense genome window above contains:
- a CDS encoding DUF4407 domain-containing protein, producing MKKNLWLRFGCFLTGYNYYLVQHSSELSSKAVKKFTSAILLIVLVWMFIAYSFATNYLHVGVFGGLLASLIAAFVVIQIERIIILSTKVNKWSIGFRITLAIVMAILGSFILDQILFKDDIELRKTQIMEERVKIAIQNSEKDIDQQVNTIDSSIFQLEQRSQKLSDDLQKNPVIVTSYTNTSVTRDNEGKRINSTNSTNKMVNENPKKRELEQINEQINILNAQKFKTIGSLDSIKANKEKDLRKSSGFIDELNILHYVITSSTIGFTVYALFFFSSCRLSYLWSPSSFLIKLLTMTNSSTIRLMFG
- a CDS encoding HNH endonuclease, producing the protein MKVPETHGSYGASLFDIKWKQKRKSILDRDQNKCVICQDVHGLQVHHRQYHFINRLNRFKEPWDYPNELLITLCEVCHKRGHRKYKIPTKYI